A window from Bordetella petrii encodes these proteins:
- a CDS encoding TRAP transporter substrate-binding protein: MRKTWLAATILAGCAATAAQPAAAQTTLKMAYALSTSSHYGAGAEAFAKSVEASTNGKYKVQQFANSALGGEREVIEGLQIGTIDLAIVSTGATLNFVPETGVFDIPFLLRDLQHARKVLDSKIGQDMLAKFPDRGIIALAWGEQGFRHLTNNVRPVKTPADAKGLKIRTTENPIHIAAFRAIGILPTPMAWPEVATALQQGTIDGQENPLSVITSAKLSQVQKYLSLTGHVYGPALVLMSANVYEGLSDAEKASFKTAGKASAQAMRDYVDNIEKTGVEQLRKEGMQVTTDVDRDAFAAAVQPAYAEYYKKYDKNLIDAIRNTK; this comes from the coding sequence ATGCGTAAGACCTGGCTTGCCGCCACCATCCTGGCGGGCTGCGCCGCCACCGCCGCGCAGCCCGCAGCCGCCCAGACCACGCTGAAAATGGCATATGCCCTGTCGACGTCGTCGCACTACGGCGCCGGCGCCGAAGCCTTCGCCAAGTCGGTCGAGGCCTCGACCAACGGCAAGTACAAAGTCCAGCAGTTCGCCAACAGCGCGCTGGGCGGCGAGCGCGAAGTCATCGAAGGCCTGCAGATCGGCACCATCGACCTGGCCATCGTGTCCACCGGCGCAACCCTGAATTTCGTGCCCGAGACCGGCGTCTTCGACATCCCCTTCCTGCTGCGCGACCTGCAGCACGCCCGCAAGGTGCTCGACAGCAAGATCGGCCAGGACATGCTGGCCAAGTTCCCCGACCGCGGCATCATCGCCCTGGCCTGGGGCGAGCAGGGCTTCCGCCACCTGACCAACAACGTGCGCCCGGTCAAGACGCCGGCGGACGCCAAGGGCCTGAAGATCCGCACCACCGAAAACCCCATCCACATCGCGGCTTTCCGCGCCATCGGCATCCTGCCTACTCCCATGGCCTGGCCCGAAGTGGCCACCGCGCTGCAGCAGGGCACCATCGACGGCCAGGAAAACCCGCTGTCGGTGATCACCTCGGCCAAGCTGTCGCAGGTGCAGAAGTACCTGTCGCTGACCGGCCATGTGTACGGCCCGGCGCTGGTGCTGATGTCGGCCAATGTGTATGAAGGCCTGTCCGACGCCGAAAAAGCCAGCTTCAAGACGGCCGGCAAGGCCTCGGCCCAGGCCATGCGCGACTACGTCGACAACATCGAGAAAACCGGCGTCGAGCAGCTGCGCAAAGAAGGCATGCAGGTCACCACCGACGTCGACCGCGATGCCTTCGCCGCCGCGGTGCAGCCGGCCTACGCCGAGTACTACAAGAAGTACGACAAGAACCTGATCGACGCGATCCGCAACACCAAGTAA
- a CDS encoding 3-deoxy-D-manno-octulosonic acid kinase, translated as MTEPGAVGARRQAWAGPPAGAMLCDARLGAADPHWLDPRWYGAQARPVDAGGRQSAWFVQHGDWQGVLRHYRRGGLVARISRDAYLWQGESRTRSFREYRLLAWLRERGLSVPAPLAAAYWRHGPVYRAAILVERIPQVRPLAHLLEEPAWDAAASVIAAMHRLGVWHADLNAYNILLDPQGRAWLIDFDRGTAGGVSARARRANLLRLRRSLQKVGGAAGLAFWNRLDQAYRACID; from the coding sequence ATGACTGAGCCCGGCGCCGTGGGGGCGCGGCGGCAGGCCTGGGCCGGCCCGCCGGCCGGCGCCATGCTGTGCGACGCCCGCCTGGGGGCGGCCGACCCGCACTGGCTGGACCCTCGCTGGTACGGCGCGCAGGCGCGGCCGGTGGATGCCGGCGGCCGCCAGTCGGCCTGGTTCGTGCAGCACGGCGACTGGCAGGGCGTGCTGCGGCATTACCGGCGCGGCGGCCTGGTGGCCCGCATCAGCCGCGACGCGTACCTGTGGCAGGGCGAGTCCCGCACCCGCAGCTTTCGCGAATACCGCTTGCTGGCCTGGCTGCGCGAGCGCGGCCTGAGCGTGCCGGCGCCCCTGGCGGCCGCCTATTGGCGCCACGGGCCCGTTTACCGCGCGGCGATCCTGGTCGAACGCATTCCCCAGGTGCGGCCGCTGGCGCACCTGCTGGAAGAACCCGCCTGGGACGCCGCCGCCAGCGTCATCGCCGCCATGCATCGGCTGGGCGTGTGGCATGCCGACCTGAACGCCTACAACATCCTGCTCGATCCGCAGGGCCGGGCCTGGCTGATCGATTTCGACCGCGGCACGGCCGGCGGCGTCTCCGCGCGCGCCCGCCGCGCCAACCTGCTGCGCCTGCGGCGCTCGTTGCAGAAAGTCGGCGGCGCGGCCGGCCTGGCCTTCTGGAACCGCCTCGACCAGGCATACCGGGCCTGCATCGACTGA
- a CDS encoding ABC transporter permease → MMDFPDSSSRPRPPGLAAALRQGARMMMRDARAGELRLLVLALVVAVAAVTSVGFLADRVGRALERDAGQMLGADLVLDADAPIAAEFIDAARGRGLDVSRTLQFPTMASAGEAAQLVSLKAVEPGYPLRGSLSVAEAPYAEGAPTRDIPAPGTVWADAQLLALLDIGVGDTIGLGDSRLRVARVITYEPDRGMQFVNVAPRVMMRADDLPATGLVVPGSRIGYALLAAGEPDAVAAYAGWLRQHLQRGQKLATLESGRPEVQRTLDRAQRFLSLVALLAVLISAVAVALAAGRFMTRHRDGIAVMRCLGAVQSHVARMLLAEFTLVGLFASAAGCLLGYAAHQGLVLALGSLIDTELPAASGIPALQGLVTGVLLLLGFALPTLAQLRHVPPARVLRRDADTLRARSAAGYALGAAGFALLIWWFAGNARLGAVVAGGFLAAFAAFALVAWLCVLGLARLRGAAAGLPALRFALAGVVRRRAATITQVCALAIGLMALLLLAMTRTDLIAGWQRTLPPDAPNRFLINIQPDQRQPVLDFLAGHGLGGVALWPMVRGRLVAVDGRPVGPADYEEPRAKRLVDREFNLSYGATLPAGNRIEQGRWLRPDAHEVSLEAGLAEALRLAVGDVLTFDVGGQQVQATVSGIRRVDWDSMQVNFFAVLSPAALEGMPQSWITSFHLPPSQAALPRELLRQFPNLTVFDVGSILNQLQSVLDQVITAVQVLFVFTLAAGVLVLAAALTATRDERVREAAVLRALGATRGQLARAQRLEVLAVGGLAGLLAAAGASAIAWALSTYVFDFRITLSAWPWLAGAGAGMAAAWGGAALALRGVLRAPPLLTLREA, encoded by the coding sequence ATGATGGATTTCCCTGATTCCTCTTCCCGCCCGCGCCCGCCCGGCCTGGCCGCCGCGTTGCGCCAGGGCGCCCGCATGATGATGCGCGACGCCCGCGCCGGCGAGCTGCGCCTGCTGGTGCTGGCCCTGGTGGTGGCGGTGGCCGCCGTCACCAGCGTGGGGTTCCTGGCCGACCGGGTCGGCCGCGCGCTCGAGCGCGACGCCGGCCAGATGCTGGGCGCCGATCTGGTGCTGGACGCCGACGCGCCCATCGCCGCCGAGTTCATCGATGCCGCCCGCGGCCGGGGGCTGGACGTCTCGCGCACCCTGCAGTTTCCCACCATGGCCAGCGCGGGCGAGGCCGCCCAGCTGGTCTCGCTGAAGGCGGTCGAACCCGGCTATCCGCTGCGCGGCAGCCTGAGCGTGGCCGAGGCCCCTTATGCCGAAGGCGCGCCCACGCGAGACATCCCGGCGCCCGGCACGGTGTGGGCCGACGCCCAGCTGCTGGCCCTGCTGGACATCGGCGTGGGCGACACCATCGGCCTGGGCGACAGCCGGCTGCGGGTGGCGCGCGTGATCACCTACGAGCCCGACCGCGGCATGCAGTTCGTGAACGTGGCGCCGCGCGTCATGATGCGCGCCGACGACCTGCCGGCCACCGGGCTGGTGGTGCCCGGCAGCCGCATCGGCTACGCGCTGCTGGCGGCTGGCGAGCCCGATGCGGTGGCGGCGTATGCGGGCTGGCTGCGGCAGCACCTGCAGCGCGGCCAGAAACTGGCCACCCTGGAATCCGGCCGCCCCGAAGTGCAGCGCACGCTCGACCGCGCCCAGCGCTTCCTGTCGCTGGTGGCGCTGCTGGCCGTGCTGATCTCGGCGGTGGCGGTGGCGCTGGCGGCGGGGCGCTTCATGACGCGCCATCGCGACGGCATCGCGGTCATGCGCTGCCTGGGCGCCGTGCAGTCGCACGTGGCGCGCATGCTGCTGGCGGAATTCACCCTGGTCGGCCTGTTCGCTTCGGCGGCCGGCTGCCTGCTGGGCTATGCCGCGCACCAGGGCCTGGTGCTGGCGCTGGGCAGCCTGATCGACACCGAGTTGCCGGCGGCCTCGGGCATCCCGGCCTTGCAGGGCCTGGTCACCGGCGTGCTGCTGTTGCTGGGTTTCGCGCTGCCCACGCTGGCGCAGTTGCGCCACGTGCCGCCGGCCCGCGTGCTGCGCCGTGACGCCGATACCCTGCGCGCCCGCAGCGCGGCCGGCTACGCCCTGGGCGCGGCGGGCTTCGCCCTGCTGATCTGGTGGTTTGCCGGCAATGCCCGGCTGGGCGCCGTGGTGGCGGGCGGCTTTCTGGCCGCCTTCGCGGCATTCGCCCTGGTGGCCTGGCTGTGCGTGCTGGGCCTGGCCCGCCTGCGCGGCGCGGCGGCCGGCCTGCCGGCGCTGCGCTTCGCCCTGGCGGGCGTGGTGCGCCGGCGCGCCGCCACCATTACCCAGGTCTGCGCGCTGGCCATCGGCCTGATGGCGCTGCTGCTGCTGGCCATGACCCGCACCGACCTGATCGCCGGCTGGCAGCGCACGCTGCCGCCCGATGCGCCCAACCGGTTCCTGATCAACATCCAGCCCGACCAGCGCCAGCCCGTGCTCGATTTCCTGGCCGGCCATGGCCTGGGCGGCGTGGCGCTGTGGCCCATGGTGCGCGGCCGCCTGGTCGCGGTCGACGGCCGTCCGGTCGGCCCGGCCGACTACGAAGAGCCGCGCGCCAAGCGCCTGGTCGACCGCGAATTCAACCTGTCGTACGGCGCCACCTTGCCGGCCGGCAACCGCATCGAACAGGGCCGCTGGCTGCGCCCCGACGCGCACGAAGTCTCGCTGGAAGCGGGCCTGGCCGAAGCGCTGCGGCTGGCGGTGGGCGACGTGCTCACCTTCGACGTCGGCGGCCAGCAGGTGCAGGCCACCGTGTCCGGCATCCGCCGCGTCGACTGGGATTCCATGCAGGTCAATTTCTTTGCCGTGCTGTCGCCGGCGGCGCTGGAAGGCATGCCGCAAAGCTGGATCACGTCGTTTCACCTGCCGCCCAGCCAGGCGGCGCTGCCGCGCGAGCTGCTGCGCCAGTTTCCCAACCTGACGGTGTTCGACGTGGGCTCGATCCTGAACCAGCTGCAGTCGGTGCTGGACCAGGTCATTACCGCGGTCCAGGTATTGTTCGTATTCACCCTGGCCGCCGGCGTGCTGGTGCTGGCCGCCGCGCTCACCGCCACCCGCGACGAACGCGTGCGCGAGGCGGCGGTGCTGCGCGCGCTGGGGGCCACCCGCGGCCAGCTGGCGCGCGCCCAGCGCCTGGAAGTCCTGGCCGTGGGCGGGCTGGCCGGCCTGCTGGCCGCGGCCGGCGCCAGCGCCATCGCCTGGGCGCTGTCCACTTATGTATTCGATTTCCGCATTACGCTCAGCGCCTGGCCCTGGCTGGCCGGCGCCGGCGCGGGCATGGCGGCCGCCTGGGGCGGCGCCGCGCTGGCGCTGCGCGGCGTGCTGCGCGCACCGCCGCTACTTACCCTACGAGAAGCCTGA
- a CDS encoding group II truncated hemoglobin has protein sequence MTATRVQPQVESLQTSNTLFETLGGEPAIRALVDRFYDLMDMEPDLAILRGVHGPSLDSARDKLFLFLCGYFGGPNYYIERYGHPRLRARHLPFSIGRVERDQWVACMGRAMQDQGLAPELVDRLLEAFYGVADWMRNRDD, from the coding sequence ATGACAGCCACCCGTGTCCAACCGCAGGTCGAATCCCTGCAGACCTCGAACACGCTCTTTGAAACCCTGGGCGGCGAGCCCGCCATCCGTGCGCTGGTCGACCGCTTCTACGACCTGATGGACATGGAGCCCGATCTGGCCATCCTGCGCGGGGTGCACGGGCCCAGCCTGGATTCGGCGCGCGACAAGCTGTTCCTGTTCCTATGCGGCTACTTCGGCGGCCCCAACTACTATATCGAGCGCTACGGCCATCCGCGGCTGCGCGCGCGGCACCTGCCGTTTTCCATCGGCCGCGTCGAGCGCGACCAATGGGTGGCCTGCATGGGCCGCGCCATGCAGGACCAGGGCCTGGCCCCCGAGCTGGTCGACCGCCTGCTCGAAGCCTTCTACGGCGTGGCCGACTGGATGCGCAACCGTGATGACTGA
- a CDS encoding ABC transporter permease subunit, which yields MKGPNNTGRGVALGLGYFFLYAPIISLMVFSFNDSPLVTSWSGFSLRWYGSLLNDGALLSAAWLSFKIAALTATAAVIIGTWAGYVLGRMGRFRGFALYVGMLSAPLVIPEVVLGISLLLMFVEMRGTLGWPAENGVFTIWVGHVTLCMAFVAVVIQARIRDLDRSLEEAALDLGATPLTVFFRITLPLIAPALVSAWLLSFTLSLDDVVLASFLSGPGSTTLPMEVFSRVRLGLKPEVNALATLFILAVGTCVILVNRLQWRKESESK from the coding sequence ATGAAAGGGCCCAACAACACCGGGCGCGGCGTGGCGCTGGGGCTGGGATACTTCTTCCTGTATGCCCCCATCATCAGCCTGATGGTGTTCTCGTTCAACGATTCGCCGCTGGTCACGTCCTGGAGCGGCTTTTCGCTGCGCTGGTACGGCTCGCTGCTGAACGACGGCGCGCTGCTCAGCGCGGCCTGGCTGTCGTTCAAGATCGCCGCCCTGACCGCCACCGCGGCCGTCATCATCGGCACCTGGGCCGGCTACGTGCTGGGGCGCATGGGGCGTTTCCGCGGCTTTGCGCTGTACGTGGGCATGCTCAGCGCGCCGTTGGTCATCCCCGAGGTGGTGCTGGGCATTTCGCTGCTGCTGATGTTCGTGGAAATGCGCGGCACGCTGGGCTGGCCGGCCGAGAACGGCGTCTTTACGATCTGGGTGGGCCACGTGACGCTGTGCATGGCCTTCGTGGCGGTGGTGATCCAGGCGCGCATCCGCGACCTCGACCGCTCGCTCGAAGAAGCCGCGCTCGACCTGGGCGCCACGCCGCTCACGGTATTCTTCCGCATCACGCTGCCGCTGATCGCGCCGGCGCTGGTGTCGGCCTGGCTGCTGTCGTTCACCCTGTCGCTCGACGACGTGGTGCTGGCCTCGTTCCTGTCGGGGCCGGGGTCCACCACGCTGCCCATGGAAGTGTTTTCACGGGTGCGGCTCGGCCTGAAGCCCGAGGTCAACGCGCTGGCCACCCTGTTCATCCTGGCGGTAGGCACCTGCGTCATCCTGGTCAACCGCCTGCAATGGCGCAAGGAATCCGAATCCAAATGA
- a CDS encoding DNA-3-methyladenine glycosylase has protein sequence MASTPARRPRPAARRGRAPGPALPDSFFDRDPCQLARELLGKVIRRRLDGLWLSARIIETEAYYLAEKGSHASLGYTHKRRALFMDGGTVYMYYARGGDSLNFSAGGPGNAVLIKSGHPWVDEVSGPDALARMQALNPDAGGHPRAPARLCAGQTLLCRALGLKVPDWDARRFDPAEFFVEDIGQSPQRLVCTTRLGIPAGRDEHLRYRFVDPAYAAFCTRNPLRRGQQAGRDYDWMDAYGAILA, from the coding sequence ATGGCCAGCACACCCGCCAGGCGCCCCAGGCCCGCCGCCCGACGCGGCCGCGCGCCCGGCCCGGCGCTGCCCGACAGCTTCTTCGACCGCGATCCCTGCCAACTGGCGCGCGAACTGCTGGGCAAGGTCATCCGGCGCCGCCTGGACGGCCTGTGGCTGTCGGCGCGCATCATCGAGACCGAAGCCTATTACCTGGCCGAGAAGGGCAGCCACGCGTCGCTGGGCTACACGCACAAGCGGCGCGCGCTGTTCATGGACGGCGGCACGGTGTACATGTATTACGCGCGCGGCGGCGATTCGCTGAACTTCAGCGCCGGCGGCCCCGGCAACGCCGTGCTGATCAAGTCGGGCCACCCGTGGGTTGACGAGGTGTCGGGCCCCGATGCGCTGGCCCGCATGCAGGCCCTGAACCCCGATGCCGGCGGCCATCCCCGCGCGCCCGCGCGGCTGTGCGCCGGCCAAACCCTGCTGTGCCGCGCGCTGGGCCTGAAAGTGCCCGACTGGGACGCGCGGCGCTTCGACCCCGCCGAGTTTTTCGTCGAAGACATCGGCCAGTCGCCGCAGCGCCTGGTGTGCACCACCCGCCTGGGCATTCCGGCGGGCCGCGACGAACATCTGCGCTATCGGTTTGTCGATCCGGCCTACGCGGCATTCTGCACGCGCAATCCGCTGCGGCGCGGCCAGCAGGCGGGGCGCGACTACGACTGGATGGACGCCTACGGCGCGATTCTGGCCTGA
- a CDS encoding ABC transporter ATP-binding protein, which yields MSDSRYAAQHAADPEEFVRVSDLVKIFGDVVAVRSVSLAVRRNEIFALLGSSGCGKSTLLRMLAGFEEATSGQILLDGEDITAVPPYRRPVNMMFQSYALFPHMTVEANVAFGLKQEGVDRAEIHDRVFEALDLVQMAGYSRRKPHQLSGGQQQRVALARSLVKRPKLLLLDEPMSALDKQIRQKTQIELAKILEQVGVTCIMVTHDQEEAMTMAHRLAVMTEGQIVQCGTPQDVYAFPTSRFVAGFIGSTNLLTGTIVVDEPDHVAIECAELTRPLYVSHGVSEPLGMEVHVSIRPERLVVSRTQPQGDYNWAHGMVSHMAWMGSYALYQVRLDSGKIVEASVPSLQLAQIDAPGIDEEIFVSWDADSATVLAS from the coding sequence ATGAGCGACAGCCGTTACGCGGCGCAGCATGCGGCGGACCCCGAAGAATTCGTGCGGGTGTCCGATCTGGTCAAGATATTCGGCGATGTGGTCGCCGTGCGTTCGGTCAGCCTGGCTGTCCGGCGCAATGAAATCTTCGCGCTGCTGGGCAGTTCGGGCTGCGGCAAGTCCACTTTGCTGCGCATGCTGGCCGGCTTCGAAGAAGCCACCTCGGGCCAGATACTGCTCGACGGCGAAGACATCACCGCCGTGCCGCCGTACCGGCGCCCGGTCAACATGATGTTCCAGTCGTATGCGCTGTTCCCCCACATGACCGTCGAGGCCAACGTGGCCTTCGGCCTCAAACAGGAAGGGGTCGACCGCGCCGAGATCCACGACCGCGTATTCGAGGCGCTGGACCTGGTGCAGATGGCCGGCTATTCGCGCCGCAAGCCGCACCAGCTGTCGGGCGGGCAGCAGCAGCGCGTGGCGCTGGCGCGCAGCCTGGTCAAGCGTCCCAAGCTGCTGCTGCTCGACGAGCCCATGTCGGCGCTGGACAAGCAGATCCGCCAGAAAACCCAGATCGAGCTGGCCAAGATCCTGGAGCAGGTCGGCGTGACCTGCATCATGGTCACCCACGACCAGGAAGAAGCCATGACCATGGCGCACCGCCTGGCCGTCATGACCGAAGGCCAGATCGTGCAGTGCGGCACGCCGCAAGACGTCTACGCCTTTCCCACTTCGCGCTTCGTGGCCGGTTTCATCGGCTCTACCAACCTGCTGACCGGCACCATCGTGGTCGACGAGCCCGACCACGTCGCCATCGAATGCGCCGAGCTCACCCGTCCGCTGTACGTCAGCCACGGGGTCAGCGAACCCCTGGGCATGGAAGTGCACGTGTCCATCCGGCCCGAGCGCCTGGTGGTGTCGCGCACCCAGCCGCAGGGCGACTACAACTGGGCGCACGGCATGGTCAGCCACATGGCCTGGATGGGCAGCTACGCGCTCTACCAGGTGCGGCTCGATTCCGGCAAGATCGTCGAGGCCAGTGTGCCCAGCCTGCAGCTGGCCCAGATCGACGCGCCCGGCATCGACGAAGAAATCTTCGTCAGCTGGGACGCCGACAGCGCCACGGTGCTAGCCTCATGA
- a CDS encoding polyamine ABC transporter substrate-binding protein, with translation MNIKAEMQWVLGAALAAAAVSGACAQDKVVNVYNWAEYTAPDTIPGFERETGIKVRYDVYDNNDTLQAKLLTGNSGYDVVVPSTHYASRQIQAGLYQKLDKSKIPNWKNLDPDIMALVASVDPGNEHVIPWGYGTNGLGYNVTKVKQIMGDGADLGSWDMLFKPENAAKLKDCGISVLDEAAQVFPAVLKYLGKDPNSDQPDDYKAALALLKQIRPYIRQFSSSGYIDELAVGDLCMVYGFSGDVMISRKRAQEAKRPYEINYFIPKGGAPAWFDVMAIPKDAPHPDAAHAFINYIETPKVHAAITNTMFYPNANKAAREFVVKDVADNPMIYPPPDVAKTLYVIKAQPLKIQRLQTRMWAELKSGR, from the coding sequence ATGAACATCAAGGCGGAAATGCAATGGGTGCTGGGCGCGGCGCTGGCCGCCGCGGCCGTGTCGGGCGCATGCGCGCAGGACAAGGTCGTCAACGTCTATAACTGGGCCGAATACACGGCGCCCGACACCATTCCGGGCTTCGAGCGCGAAACCGGCATCAAGGTGCGCTACGACGTCTACGACAACAACGATACCCTGCAGGCCAAGCTGCTCACCGGCAATTCGGGCTACGACGTGGTGGTGCCGTCCACGCATTACGCCTCGCGGCAGATCCAGGCCGGGCTGTACCAGAAGCTGGACAAGTCCAAGATTCCCAACTGGAAGAACCTCGACCCCGACATCATGGCCCTGGTGGCCTCGGTCGACCCGGGCAACGAGCACGTCATCCCGTGGGGCTACGGCACCAACGGGCTGGGCTACAACGTCACCAAGGTCAAGCAGATCATGGGCGACGGCGCCGACCTGGGCAGCTGGGACATGCTTTTCAAGCCCGAGAACGCCGCCAAGCTGAAAGACTGCGGCATTTCGGTGCTGGACGAAGCCGCGCAGGTGTTCCCCGCAGTGCTGAAGTACCTGGGCAAAGACCCCAACAGCGACCAGCCCGACGACTACAAGGCGGCGCTGGCCTTGCTGAAACAGATCCGCCCGTATATTCGCCAATTCAGTTCGTCGGGCTACATCGATGAGCTTGCCGTGGGCGACCTGTGCATGGTGTACGGCTTCTCGGGCGACGTGATGATTTCCCGCAAGCGCGCGCAAGAGGCCAAGCGCCCGTACGAAATCAACTATTTCATCCCGAAGGGCGGGGCGCCGGCCTGGTTCGACGTCATGGCCATTCCGAAAGACGCGCCGCACCCCGATGCCGCTCACGCGTTCATCAACTACATCGAAACGCCCAAGGTGCACGCGGCCATCACCAACACCATGTTCTACCCCAACGCCAACAAGGCGGCGCGCGAGTTCGTGGTGAAAGACGTGGCCGACAATCCCATGATCTACCCGCCGCCCGACGTGGCCAAGACGCTTTACGTGATCAAGGCCCAGCCCCTGAAGATCCAGCGCCTGCAGACCCGCATGTGGGCCGAATTGAAGTCCGGACGATAG
- a CDS encoding Spx/MgsR family RNA polymerase-binding regulatory protein produces the protein MKPQATLYGLNKCSTCVKARDWLSAHGVAHEFIDYRDHPVPAATLAAWAGKVGGWEKLVNRTSMTWRSLSDDRKAAQTDADWTRLIADYPALVRRPVTVTPDGEVTVGFSEKRYGERFA, from the coding sequence ATGAAGCCCCAAGCAACCCTGTACGGCCTGAACAAGTGCAGCACCTGCGTCAAGGCGCGCGACTGGCTGTCCGCCCACGGCGTGGCGCACGAATTCATCGACTACCGCGACCATCCCGTGCCCGCCGCCACGCTGGCGGCCTGGGCCGGCAAGGTGGGCGGCTGGGAAAAACTGGTCAACCGCACCTCGATGACGTGGCGCAGCCTGTCCGATGACCGCAAGGCGGCGCAAACCGACGCCGACTGGACCCGCCTGATCGCCGACTATCCGGCGCTGGTGCGCCGGCCCGTCACCGTCACGCCCGACGGCGAAGTGACCGTGGGTTTCTCGGAAAAGCGCTACGGCGAACGCTTCGCCTGA
- a CDS encoding ABC transporter permease subunit: MKLPAPRDWMPSNRTLAVAPPFLWLALFLLVPFLLVLKISFAELQFGIPPYTALAEFQDEAIQFSLHLRGYILLFTDSLYLATYLSSLKMAAITTVCCVLIGYPMAYYIARSSPAVRNVLLLGVILPFWTSLLLRVYAWVGILRNDGLLNKLLMGLGVISSPLEIYRTDLAVYIGLVYAYLPFFILPLYANLVKMDLRLLEAAYDLGARPWQAFWRITVPLSRPGVIAGAMLVFIPSVGEYVIPEMLGGADTLMMGRVMWNEFFNNADWPMASAVTCVMVLLLLVPLALFQYNQVRQQEAAQRRGA; encoded by the coding sequence ATGAAGCTGCCCGCGCCGCGCGACTGGATGCCGTCGAACCGCACCCTGGCGGTGGCGCCGCCGTTCTTGTGGCTGGCGCTGTTCCTGCTGGTGCCGTTCCTGCTGGTGCTCAAGATCAGCTTCGCCGAACTGCAGTTCGGCATTCCGCCCTATACGGCGCTGGCCGAATTCCAGGACGAAGCCATCCAGTTCAGCCTGCACCTGCGCGGCTACATTCTGCTGTTCACCGACAGCCTGTACCTGGCCACGTACCTCAGTTCGCTGAAAATGGCCGCGATCACCACGGTGTGCTGCGTGCTGATCGGCTACCCCATGGCGTACTACATTGCCCGTTCGTCGCCGGCGGTGCGCAATGTGCTGCTGCTGGGCGTGATCCTGCCGTTCTGGACTTCGCTGCTGCTGCGCGTGTATGCGTGGGTGGGCATCTTGCGCAACGACGGCCTGCTCAATAAGCTGCTGATGGGGCTGGGCGTCATTTCCAGCCCGCTCGAAATCTACCGCACCGACCTGGCCGTGTATATCGGGCTGGTGTATGCCTACCTGCCGTTTTTCATCCTGCCGCTGTACGCCAACCTGGTCAAGATGGACCTGCGCCTGCTCGAAGCCGCCTACGACCTGGGCGCGCGCCCCTGGCAGGCGTTCTGGCGCATCACCGTGCCGCTGTCGCGTCCCGGCGTGATCGCGGGCGCGATGCTGGTGTTCATCCCGTCGGTGGGCGAATACGTCATCCCTGAAATGCTGGGCGGCGCCGACACCCTGATGATGGGCCGCGTCATGTGGAACGAGTTCTTCAACAATGCCGACTGGCCCATGGCGTCGGCGGTGACCTGCGTCATGGTCCTGCTGCTGCTGGTGCCGCTGGCGCTGTTCCAGTACAACCAGGTGCGCCAGCAAGAGGCGGCGCAGCGGAGGGGCGCATGA
- a CDS encoding PhoP regulatory network YrbL family protein, with the protein MPPGGYAAVFGPLDLADAQVLAKGADRYVFQHPNEPSLLVKVINMEAYAAYLERKPFKRFYKQFQRESAYRVYLNELSEYVTTTTVPSGVWNVPMARVVGLAQTTLGLGQLVEKITGDDGRLAPTLAQIIARDGISAALGQQLDAFFEDLIDAHIVISDMSARNIALGRNADGKPGMYLIDGFGVLPLIPLYAWSKRLNKRRMHRKYAEWRARLQRQYDEAQAQARIAP; encoded by the coding sequence CTGCCGCCAGGCGGCTATGCCGCGGTGTTCGGGCCGCTGGACCTCGCCGACGCCCAGGTGCTGGCCAAGGGCGCCGACCGCTACGTCTTCCAGCACCCCAATGAACCGTCGCTGCTGGTCAAGGTGATCAACATGGAGGCCTACGCGGCCTACCTGGAACGCAAGCCGTTCAAGCGCTTCTACAAGCAGTTCCAGCGCGAAAGCGCCTACCGCGTCTACCTGAACGAACTGTCCGAATACGTCACCACCACCACCGTGCCCTCGGGCGTATGGAACGTGCCCATGGCCCGCGTGGTGGGGCTGGCGCAGACCACCCTGGGGCTGGGCCAGCTGGTGGAAAAAATCACCGGCGACGACGGCAGGCTGGCGCCCACCCTGGCGCAGATCATCGCGCGCGACGGCATCAGCGCGGCGCTGGGCCAGCAGCTGGATGCTTTTTTCGAAGACCTTATCGACGCCCACATCGTCATCAGCGACATGTCGGCCAGGAACATCGCGCTGGGCCGCAATGCCGATGGCAAGCCCGGCATGTACCTGATCGACGGCTTCGGCGTGCTGCCGCTGATTCCGCTGTACGCCTGGAGCAAGCGCCTGAACAAGCGCCGCATGCACCGCAAGTACGCCGAGTGGCGCGCCCGCCTGCAGCGCCAGTACGACGAGGCCCAGGCTCAGGCCAGAATCGCGCCGTAG